The proteins below come from a single Miscanthus floridulus cultivar M001 chromosome 1, ASM1932011v1, whole genome shotgun sequence genomic window:
- the LOC136469834 gene encoding uncharacterized protein has translation MDGGSGLNILYVDTLDAMRIPRSELRLVGSPFHGVIPRVQAYPLGQIDLPVTFGNQANFHLEVLTIEVVDILGSYHAILGQPCNTKFMAIPNYIYLKLKMSGPNRVIIVSSAFSHAFTCDYEHFELTTTVVN, from the coding sequence atggatggaggcagcggcctcaacatcctctacgtcgacacccttgaCGCCATGCGCATACCTCGGTCAGAACTCCGCTTGGTAGggtctcccttccatggggtgatcccaagagtgcaggcatacccgctcgggcagattgaCCTACCCGTCACGTTCGGCAACCAAGCCAACTTCCACTTGGAGGTCCTCACCATCGAAGTGGTGGAcattctagggtcctaccatgccatcttggggcagccgtgcaacaccaaattcatggcaatccccaactacatctACCTCAAGTTAAAGATGTCAGGACCAAACCGCGTTATCATcgtgagcagcgccttctcgcacgccttcacatgcgactatgagcattttgagctcaccaccACGGTCGTCAACTAG
- the LOC136508557 gene encoding TSL-kinase interacting protein 1-like isoform X2, which translates to MKKLLGPRFSLDAKNSKDTIAAMLRWWSLLEKFSCSASKLHLKPRRFKTFVEALGKQLLKDRNKSRRKRSRVDMCLPSPSPIISKAPGNETPPVKLLSVDAQNGSRVTSPKGTIFKRVAEPISNKSGTTKGDLSATRTVKQKRKAGGTVASTAYKKWERAAMAGVSLVADAAEELERNTINPGILCNVDARTLISSSDRLSTADGISTNHMKEADSQAPVKLKLQLFPINEATRKALEKDDHNPHLELTLSSRKKISSVLEHLNRKWGNSNIASGELILFPYCANQEDLATYQRWTTRDTVAVADVFLSVNSPSVFRLRYGWFSLVELGAGVSEISLTHMIPEVIQVKSPSGDKACLQKDGTLLSNFTLEQYPCSSMLLHMTPSSTGKNSELPDQPANVPPSQFGSQKQVQVPVTQAFEGDQGMNCVAISEVEWADTLTDISVGHLLTEASKSAHLDCIGTSVKNPLFLENRCSYDSFDAAVALHASRYQASEQPAHAPHSTIWGAEETCDEFTFNLSASRKQEGSNTPSSSPDTDNEVHPSDSEGFQGFLQDLTGEDDADNPYNDDAKDEEELCAKSPPRNDETNELKDQSLADIYWLDSLGPLDLDIPSVRYQADDILVGDSQNSWNRLMANSLDAFRNLSFFSDKNDSIPSIM; encoded by the exons ATGAAGAAGCTATTGGGTCCTAGGTTCTCACTTGATGCAAAAAACTCCAAGGATACCATTGCTGCTATGCTTCGCTG GTGGTCTCTGCTTGAGAAATTTAGCTGCAGTGCATCAAAGCTGCATCTGAAGCCTCGGAGGTTCAAAACATTTGTAGAAGCATTG GGAAAACAACTGCTAAAGGACAGAAATAAGTCCAGGAGAAAACGTTCACGAGTGGATATGTGCCTACCTTCTCCATCTCCAATTATCAGCAAGGCTCCTGGGAATGAGACTCCTCCTGTAAAGCTCCTGTCAGTAGATGCTCAAAATGGTAGCAGAGTAACATCTCCTAAAGGGACAATTTTCAAGCGGGTTGCTGAACCAATTTCTAACAAGTCAGGAACAACTAAAGGGGACCTCTCCGCCACAAGAACCGTGAAACAAAAAAGGAAGGCAG GTGGCACTGTTGCATCTACTGCATATAAAAAATGGGAGAgagcggccatggctggtgtttcTTTAGTTGCTGATGCAGCTGAGGAGCTCGAGCGCAACACAATTAACCCGGGCATTTTATGTAATGTTGATGCAAGAACACTGATTTCATCATCAGACAGACTTTCTACTGCTGATG GCATCAGCACAAATCATATGAAGGAAGCAGATTCACAAGCACCTGTGAAGCTGAAGCTACAGTTATTTCCAATAAATGAAGCTACTCGGAAGGCATTGGAGAAG GATGACCATAATCCTCATCTAGAGCTCACATTAAGCTCTAGGAAGAAAATATCATCTGTGCTAGAACATCTAAACCGAAAATGGGGTAACTCAAACATCGCATCTGGAGAGCTTATTCTTTTTCCATATTGTGCTAATCAAGAGGATTTGGCTACATATCAGAGGTGGACAACAAGAGATACTGTTGCAGTAGCTGATGTGTTTCTTTCTGTGAATAGCCCTTCTGTTTTCCGTTTAAG GTATGGTTGGTTTTCCCTTGTTGAGCTTGGAGCAGGGGTAAGTGAAATATCTTTAACCCACATGATACCAGAAGTCATCCAAGTCAAATCGCCATCAGGAGATAAGGCTTGTTTGCAAAAGGATGGTACTTTGCTCAGTAATTTCACTCTTGAGCAATATCCTTGTAGTTCAATGTTATTGCATATGACACCATCTAGTACAGGCAAGAACTCTGAGCTTCCAGATCAGCCAGCTAATGTGCCCCCCTCTCAGTTTGGCAGCCAAAAGCAAGTGCAGGTTCCTGTAACCCAAGCTTTTGAG GGTGATCAGGGAATGAATTGTGTGGCAATATCTGAAGTAGAGTGGGCAGACACCCTTACAGATATCAGTGTTGGGCACTTACTGACAGAAGCATCCAAAAGCGCTCATTTGGATTGCATAGGGACTAGTGTAAAGAATCCTTTGTTTCTTGagaatcgatgcagctatgactCGTTTGATGCTGCTGTTGCCCTTCATGCTTCTCGTTATCAAGCATCCGAGCAGCCAGCCCATGCTCCCCATTCAACCATATGGGGAGCAGAAGAAACATGTGATGAGTTCACCTTTAATTTGTCAGCCTCCAGGAAGCAAGAAGGCTCAAACACTCCTAGCAGCTCTCCTGATACTGACAATGAAGTTCATCCCTCAGATTCGGAAGGATTTCAAGGTTTTCTTCAG GACTTGACTGGAGAGGATGATGCTGATAATCCTTATAATGATGATGCCAAAGACGAAGAGGAGTTGTGTGCTAAATCACCACCTCGAAATGATGAAACTAATGAGTTGAAGGATCAATCTTTAGCTGACATATATTGG CTTGATTCACTCGGACCACTAGACTTGGACATACCGTCTGTGAGATATCAAGCTGATGACATACTGGTAGGGGACAGTCAAAATAGTTGGAACCGCCTGATGGCAAATAGCCTCGATGCATTTCGAAACCTGTCATTCTTCTCAGATAAGAATGACTCGATTCCATCAATCATGTAG
- the LOC136508557 gene encoding TSL-kinase interacting protein 1-like isoform X1 yields the protein MCTPMSFTGSAPEPSDPNKKPAKKQTRQWAAWTHQEEENFFNALRQVGKNFDKITHRVQSKNKDQVRHYYYRLVRRMKKLLGPRFSLDAKNSKDTIAAMLRWWSLLEKFSCSASKLHLKPRRFKTFVEALGKQLLKDRNKSRRKRSRVDMCLPSPSPIISKAPGNETPPVKLLSVDAQNGSRVTSPKGTIFKRVAEPISNKSGTTKGDLSATRTVKQKRKAGGTVASTAYKKWERAAMAGVSLVADAAEELERNTINPGILCNVDARTLISSSDRLSTADGISTNHMKEADSQAPVKLKLQLFPINEATRKALEKDDHNPHLELTLSSRKKISSVLEHLNRKWGNSNIASGELILFPYCANQEDLATYQRWTTRDTVAVADVFLSVNSPSVFRLRYGWFSLVELGAGVSEISLTHMIPEVIQVKSPSGDKACLQKDGTLLSNFTLEQYPCSSMLLHMTPSSTGKNSELPDQPANVPPSQFGSQKQVQVPVTQAFEGDQGMNCVAISEVEWADTLTDISVGHLLTEASKSAHLDCIGTSVKNPLFLENRCSYDSFDAAVALHASRYQASEQPAHAPHSTIWGAEETCDEFTFNLSASRKQEGSNTPSSSPDTDNEVHPSDSEGFQGFLQDLTGEDDADNPYNDDAKDEEELCAKSPPRNDETNELKDQSLADIYWLDSLGPLDLDIPSVRYQADDILVGDSQNSWNRLMANSLDAFRNLSFFSDKNDSIPSIM from the exons atgtgtacacccatgtccttCACTGGGTCCGCCCCTGAGCCTTCTGACCCCAACAAGAAACCTG CGAAAAAGCAGACTCGACAATGGGCTGCGTGGACACACCAAGAGGAGGAGAATTTCTTCAATGCACTGCGGCAAGTAGGAAAA AACTTCGACAAGATTACACACCGTGTTCAGAGTAAAAACAAGGATCAG GTCAGGCATTACTATTACCGTCTTGTTCGACGCATGAAGAAGCTATTGGGTCCTAGGTTCTCACTTGATGCAAAAAACTCCAAGGATACCATTGCTGCTATGCTTCGCTG GTGGTCTCTGCTTGAGAAATTTAGCTGCAGTGCATCAAAGCTGCATCTGAAGCCTCGGAGGTTCAAAACATTTGTAGAAGCATTG GGAAAACAACTGCTAAAGGACAGAAATAAGTCCAGGAGAAAACGTTCACGAGTGGATATGTGCCTACCTTCTCCATCTCCAATTATCAGCAAGGCTCCTGGGAATGAGACTCCTCCTGTAAAGCTCCTGTCAGTAGATGCTCAAAATGGTAGCAGAGTAACATCTCCTAAAGGGACAATTTTCAAGCGGGTTGCTGAACCAATTTCTAACAAGTCAGGAACAACTAAAGGGGACCTCTCCGCCACAAGAACCGTGAAACAAAAAAGGAAGGCAG GTGGCACTGTTGCATCTACTGCATATAAAAAATGGGAGAgagcggccatggctggtgtttcTTTAGTTGCTGATGCAGCTGAGGAGCTCGAGCGCAACACAATTAACCCGGGCATTTTATGTAATGTTGATGCAAGAACACTGATTTCATCATCAGACAGACTTTCTACTGCTGATG GCATCAGCACAAATCATATGAAGGAAGCAGATTCACAAGCACCTGTGAAGCTGAAGCTACAGTTATTTCCAATAAATGAAGCTACTCGGAAGGCATTGGAGAAG GATGACCATAATCCTCATCTAGAGCTCACATTAAGCTCTAGGAAGAAAATATCATCTGTGCTAGAACATCTAAACCGAAAATGGGGTAACTCAAACATCGCATCTGGAGAGCTTATTCTTTTTCCATATTGTGCTAATCAAGAGGATTTGGCTACATATCAGAGGTGGACAACAAGAGATACTGTTGCAGTAGCTGATGTGTTTCTTTCTGTGAATAGCCCTTCTGTTTTCCGTTTAAG GTATGGTTGGTTTTCCCTTGTTGAGCTTGGAGCAGGGGTAAGTGAAATATCTTTAACCCACATGATACCAGAAGTCATCCAAGTCAAATCGCCATCAGGAGATAAGGCTTGTTTGCAAAAGGATGGTACTTTGCTCAGTAATTTCACTCTTGAGCAATATCCTTGTAGTTCAATGTTATTGCATATGACACCATCTAGTACAGGCAAGAACTCTGAGCTTCCAGATCAGCCAGCTAATGTGCCCCCCTCTCAGTTTGGCAGCCAAAAGCAAGTGCAGGTTCCTGTAACCCAAGCTTTTGAG GGTGATCAGGGAATGAATTGTGTGGCAATATCTGAAGTAGAGTGGGCAGACACCCTTACAGATATCAGTGTTGGGCACTTACTGACAGAAGCATCCAAAAGCGCTCATTTGGATTGCATAGGGACTAGTGTAAAGAATCCTTTGTTTCTTGagaatcgatgcagctatgactCGTTTGATGCTGCTGTTGCCCTTCATGCTTCTCGTTATCAAGCATCCGAGCAGCCAGCCCATGCTCCCCATTCAACCATATGGGGAGCAGAAGAAACATGTGATGAGTTCACCTTTAATTTGTCAGCCTCCAGGAAGCAAGAAGGCTCAAACACTCCTAGCAGCTCTCCTGATACTGACAATGAAGTTCATCCCTCAGATTCGGAAGGATTTCAAGGTTTTCTTCAG GACTTGACTGGAGAGGATGATGCTGATAATCCTTATAATGATGATGCCAAAGACGAAGAGGAGTTGTGTGCTAAATCACCACCTCGAAATGATGAAACTAATGAGTTGAAGGATCAATCTTTAGCTGACATATATTGG CTTGATTCACTCGGACCACTAGACTTGGACATACCGTCTGTGAGATATCAAGCTGATGACATACTGGTAGGGGACAGTCAAAATAGTTGGAACCGCCTGATGGCAAATAGCCTCGATGCATTTCGAAACCTGTCATTCTTCTCAGATAAGAATGACTCGATTCCATCAATCATGTAG